The Syntrophorhabdaceae bacterium genome includes a region encoding these proteins:
- a CDS encoding ATP-binding protein, translating into MGLDFRQTWLWRHSFMNPRSDATTEEQKYFQDQYLSMRDKVAQLVSRIAADMPGMTVHDLTHLDALWDTASLIAEGAVNVNPAEAFVFGASILLHDSGMSLAAYPGGISEVRKTIAWKDSVARYALSCSENEVGSFDVENVPEPIIKIVLPEVLRRLHAQQAEVLAEQKWKAANGEDLFLIDDADVRFFYGATIGQIAHSHWWPVQRLEELAQDLGGLAPHTRNTIDRVKLACLLRVADALHLDQRRAPRFLRAITNPAKHSALHWSFQERLARPHVELDSVVFTTGQPFGRSEAEAWWLAYDTLSAVDQELRDVDLLLQSCGRELLKARRVKGIGSPEALAKTVQTRDWRPVDARLRASDIAIIVENLGGSKLYGDDPTIALRELIQNAADAVQARRRFERRPDTWGQIKVSLDMREDGHWLVVEDTGIGMSEQVLTGPLIDFGVSFWRSPLAMEEFPGLIASGMKAIGRFGIGFFSVFMLGQVVRVTSRRCDKGYETARSLEFRDGTSSRPILWPAPQTEIPVDGGTKVEIRLSKDPRGAGGLLSTGGHSKSALRLARLVAAVAPNLDVAISTSEGGTLETVIQPKDWLIIPDAALLCRLNPALKMEEGGQAVRAMMRPIPGRSKELYGRAFIRPERWFYESNGGWVTISGLRSQRLANVQGVLMGEAVTAARDVARPLVTKDALAEWATEQAHLIAEGIADEEQQARSAEVILECGGDIGNLAIVKWHGEWFNSDKFLARLQGVDELLISFDGDFFYDEDQDEVHPREFKQNFVLNDNVAIVLKHDGTIIRSRTMPWPRSLTGLTLTSESNIAARIREIIMRAWGDDFERDIDTRVVGSVDVTDIERSIFVFKRSLPGD; encoded by the coding sequence ATGGCGCCATTCATTCATGAATCCCCGTTCGGATGCCACGACTGAGGAACAAAAATATTTTCAAGATCAATATCTGTCGATGCGCGACAAGGTAGCTCAACTTGTTTCACGTATTGCCGCTGATATGCCTGGAATGACGGTTCACGACCTCACACATCTTGATGCTTTGTGGGATACCGCTTCCTTGATTGCAGAGGGAGCCGTCAACGTGAATCCGGCTGAGGCATTTGTCTTTGGGGCGAGCATCTTGCTACATGATTCAGGGATGAGCTTAGCGGCATACCCTGGCGGAATAAGCGAAGTAAGAAAAACCATCGCGTGGAAGGATTCAGTTGCGCGCTATGCACTTTCTTGCAGTGAAAACGAAGTTGGTAGTTTCGATGTCGAGAACGTTCCGGAACCGATCATAAAAATTGTGCTTCCTGAAGTGTTGCGTCGATTACACGCTCAACAGGCGGAAGTCCTAGCCGAGCAAAAATGGAAGGCCGCAAACGGCGAAGATTTGTTTTTGATTGATGATGCAGATGTACGCTTCTTCTACGGAGCCACGATCGGGCAGATCGCTCACAGCCACTGGTGGCCCGTCCAGCGTCTTGAAGAGTTAGCGCAGGACCTAGGGGGGCTTGCGCCGCATACTCGAAACACAATCGATCGAGTCAAACTAGCATGTCTGCTACGTGTGGCAGACGCATTGCATCTGGATCAACGTCGAGCGCCACGATTTCTCAGGGCAATTACGAACCCCGCAAAGCATTCAGCGTTGCATTGGTCATTCCAAGAAAGGCTTGCTCGACCGCATGTGGAACTTGACTCTGTGGTTTTTACGACTGGCCAACCATTTGGGCGATCGGAGGCGGAAGCTTGGTGGCTTGCCTACGATACACTCAGTGCAGTGGATCAGGAACTGCGTGACGTTGACCTTCTGTTGCAAAGTTGCGGGCGGGAGTTGCTCAAGGCACGGCGAGTAAAGGGAATTGGTTCGCCTGAGGCTTTGGCGAAAACAGTTCAGACTAGAGACTGGCGCCCCGTAGACGCAAGACTACGAGCTTCAGACATAGCTATAATTGTCGAGAATCTAGGTGGTTCCAAACTCTATGGAGATGATCCCACCATTGCCTTACGTGAACTAATCCAAAATGCGGCCGATGCGGTTCAGGCACGAAGGAGGTTTGAGCGTAGACCGGACACTTGGGGTCAGATAAAGGTTTCCCTTGACATGCGTGAAGATGGTCATTGGCTAGTCGTCGAAGATACAGGCATTGGCATGTCGGAACAGGTCCTAACGGGGCCCCTTATCGATTTTGGAGTATCATTTTGGCGCTCCCCCCTTGCAATGGAAGAATTTCCGGGCTTAATTGCCTCGGGAATGAAAGCAATTGGTCGATTTGGAATCGGATTTTTTTCAGTTTTCATGCTGGGACAAGTGGTCCGCGTGACATCTCGTCGTTGCGACAAAGGATATGAGACAGCGCGATCTCTGGAGTTTCGCGATGGGACAAGTAGTCGGCCGATTTTATGGCCGGCACCGCAAACAGAAATACCAGTCGATGGTGGAACAAAAGTCGAGATACGACTATCAAAGGACCCACGTGGAGCGGGTGGACTCCTATCGACCGGCGGACATTCCAAAAGCGCTCTGCGTCTGGCACGTTTGGTCGCTGCTGTGGCACCGAATCTTGATGTCGCAATATCGACAAGCGAGGGAGGAACACTCGAGACCGTTATTCAGCCTAAAGATTGGCTTATAATCCCAGATGCGGCACTTCTGTGTCGTCTTAATCCGGCGCTTAAAATGGAGGAGGGTGGACAAGCAGTACGCGCGATGATGAGGCCCATCCCAGGTAGATCGAAGGAGTTGTACGGTCGTGCTTTCATAAGACCTGAGCGATGGTTTTATGAAAGTAATGGTGGGTGGGTAACAATCTCAGGTCTCCGCTCACAGAGGCTTGCTAATGTTCAGGGCGTCCTTATGGGTGAAGCCGTGACCGCAGCGCGCGACGTAGCTAGACCTCTCGTGACCAAGGATGCACTCGCCGAATGGGCGACTGAGCAGGCGCATTTGATTGCAGAAGGAATAGCCGATGAGGAGCAGCAGGCGCGCTCAGCAGAAGTCATACTTGAATGCGGTGGTGACATTGGGAATCTCGCCATCGTTAAATGGCATGGCGAATGGTTTAATAGTGACAAATTCCTTGCTCGCCTCCAGGGCGTTGATGAACTACTAATTAGTTTCGATGGCGACTTTTTTTATGATGAGGATCAAGACGAAGTCCACCCACGTGAATTTAAACAGAACTTTGTGTTGAATGATAACGTGGCAATTGTATTAAAACACGATGGAACAATCATACGATCTAGGACCATGCCATGGCCGCGATCGCTGACAGGATTGACTCTTACAAGCGAATCGAACATCGCTGCCAGAATACGAGAAATCATTATGCGCGCTTGGGGCGATGATTTCGAACGCGACATCGATACCAGAGTAGTTGGTAGCGTTGATGTGACGGATATTGAGAGAAGCATCTTTGTGTTCAAAAGGTCTTTACCTGGGGACTAG